A single region of the Sus scrofa isolate TJ Tabasco breed Duroc chromosome 17, Sscrofa11.1, whole genome shotgun sequence genome encodes:
- the VDAC3 gene encoding voltage-dependent anion-selective channel protein 3 isoform X2, with protein MCNTPTYCDLGKAAKDVFNKGYGFGMVKIDLRTKSCSGVEFSTSGHAYTDTGKASGNLETKYKICDYGLTFTQKWNTDNTLGTEISLENKLAEGLKLTLDTIFVPNTGKKSGKLKASYKRECFSIGSNVDIDFAGPTIYGWAVLALEGWLAGYQMSFDTAKSKLSQNNFALGYKAADFQLHTHVNDGTEFGGSIYQKVNEKIETSINLAWTAGSNNTRFGIAAKYKLDCRTSLSAKVNNASLIGLGYTQTLRPGVKLTLSALIDGKNFSAGGHKVGLGFELEA; from the exons atgtgTAACACACCAACTTACTGTGATCTAGGAAAGGCTGCCAAGGATGTCTTCAACAAAGGATATG GGTTTGGCATGGTCAAAATAGATCTGAGAACCAAGTCATGTAGTGGAGTG gAATTTTCTACTTCGGGTCATGCTTACACGGATACAGGGAAAGCATCAGGCAACCTGGAGACCAAATACAAGATCTGTGACTATGGACTGACCTTTACCCAAAAGTGGAACACAGACAATACTCTTGGGACAGAAATCTCTTTGGAGAATAAG ttgGCTGAAGGGTTGAAACTGACTCTTGATACCATATTTGTACCAAACACAGG gaagAAGAGTGGGAAATTGAAGGCCTCCTATAAACGAGAATGTTTCAGTATTGGCAGTAATGTTGATATAGATTTTGCTGGACCAACCATCTATGGCTGGGCCGTGCTGGCCCTTGAAGGCTGGCTTGCTGGCTATCAGATGAGTTTTGACACAGCCAAATCCAAACTGTCACAGAATAATTTTGCTCTGGGTTACAAGGCCGCGGACTTCCAGCTGCACACTCATGT GAATGATGGCACTGAGTTTGGAGGGTCGATCTACCAGAAAGTGAATGAGAAGATTGAAACGTCAATAAACCTCGCATGGACGGCCGGCAGTAACAACACCCGTTTTGGCATTGCTGCTAAGTATAAGCTGGATTGTAGAACTTCTCTATCT GCTAAAGTAAATAATGCCAGCCTAATTGGATTGGGTTATACTCAGACCCTTCGACCAG gaGTCAAACTGACCCTATCAGCTCTAATCGATGGAAAGAACTTCAGTGCAGGAGGTCACAAGGttgggctgggatttgaactagAAGCTTAA
- the VDAC3 gene encoding voltage-dependent anion-selective channel protein 3 isoform X1, whose product MCNTPTYCDLGKAAKDVFNKGYGFGMVKIDLRTKSCSGVMEFSTSGHAYTDTGKASGNLETKYKICDYGLTFTQKWNTDNTLGTEISLENKLAEGLKLTLDTIFVPNTGKKSGKLKASYKRECFSIGSNVDIDFAGPTIYGWAVLALEGWLAGYQMSFDTAKSKLSQNNFALGYKAADFQLHTHVNDGTEFGGSIYQKVNEKIETSINLAWTAGSNNTRFGIAAKYKLDCRTSLSAKVNNASLIGLGYTQTLRPGVKLTLSALIDGKNFSAGGHKVGLGFELEA is encoded by the exons atgtgTAACACACCAACTTACTGTGATCTAGGAAAGGCTGCCAAGGATGTCTTCAACAAAGGATATG GGTTTGGCATGGTCAAAATAGATCTGAGAACCAAGTCATGTAGTGGAGTG ATG gAATTTTCTACTTCGGGTCATGCTTACACGGATACAGGGAAAGCATCAGGCAACCTGGAGACCAAATACAAGATCTGTGACTATGGACTGACCTTTACCCAAAAGTGGAACACAGACAATACTCTTGGGACAGAAATCTCTTTGGAGAATAAG ttgGCTGAAGGGTTGAAACTGACTCTTGATACCATATTTGTACCAAACACAGG gaagAAGAGTGGGAAATTGAAGGCCTCCTATAAACGAGAATGTTTCAGTATTGGCAGTAATGTTGATATAGATTTTGCTGGACCAACCATCTATGGCTGGGCCGTGCTGGCCCTTGAAGGCTGGCTTGCTGGCTATCAGATGAGTTTTGACACAGCCAAATCCAAACTGTCACAGAATAATTTTGCTCTGGGTTACAAGGCCGCGGACTTCCAGCTGCACACTCATGT GAATGATGGCACTGAGTTTGGAGGGTCGATCTACCAGAAAGTGAATGAGAAGATTGAAACGTCAATAAACCTCGCATGGACGGCCGGCAGTAACAACACCCGTTTTGGCATTGCTGCTAAGTATAAGCTGGATTGTAGAACTTCTCTATCT GCTAAAGTAAATAATGCCAGCCTAATTGGATTGGGTTATACTCAGACCCTTCGACCAG gaGTCAAACTGACCCTATCAGCTCTAATCGATGGAAAGAACTTCAGTGCAGGAGGTCACAAGGttgggctgggatttgaactagAAGCTTAA
- the VDAC3 gene encoding voltage-dependent anion-selective channel protein 3 (The RefSeq protein has 1 substitution compared to this genomic sequence) — MCNTPTYCDLGKAAKDVFNKGYGFGMVKIDLRTKSCSGVEFSTSGHAYTDTGKASGNLETKYKICDHGLTFTQKWNTDNTLGTEISLENKLAEGLKLTLDTIFVPNTGKKSGKLKASYKRECFSIGSNVDIDFAGPTIYGWAVLALEGWLAGYQMSFDTAKSKLSQNNFALGYKAADFQLHTHVNDGTEFGGSIYQKVNEKIETSINLAWTAGSNNTRFGIAAKYKLDCRTSLSAKVNNASLIGLGYTQTLRPGVKLTLSALIDGKNFSAGGHKVGLGFELEA; from the exons atgtgTAACACACCAACTTACTGTGATCTAGGAAAGGCTGCCAAGGATGTCTTCAACAAAGGATATG GGTTTGGCATGGTCAAAATAGATCTGAGAACCAAGTCATGTAGTGGAGTG gAATTTTCTACTTCGGGTCATGCTTACACGGATACAGGGAAAGCATCAGGCAACCTGGAGACCAAATACAAGATCTGTGACTATGGACTGACCTTTACCCAAAAGTGGAACACAGACAATACTCTTGGGACAGAAATCTCTTTGGAGAATAAG ttgGCTGAAGGGTTGAAACTGACTCTTGATACCATATTTGTACCAAACACAGG gaagAAGAGTGGGAAATTGAAGGCCTCCTATAAACGAGAATGTTTCAGTATTGGCAGTAATGTTGATATAGATTTTGCTGGACCAACCATCTATGGCTGGGCCGTGCTGGCCCTTGAAGGCTGGCTTGCTGGCTATCAGATGAGTTTTGACACAGCCAAATCCAAACTGTCACAGAATAATTTTGCTCTGGGTTACAAGGCCGCGGACTTCCAGCTGCACACTCATGT GAATGATGGCACTGAGTTTGGAGGGTCGATCTACCAGAAAGTGAATGAGAAGATTGAAACGTCAATAAACCTCGCATGGACGGCCGGCAGTAACAACACCCGTTTTGGCATTGCTGCTAAGTATAAGCTGGATTGTAGAACTTCTCTATCT GCTAAAGTAAATAATGCCAGCCTAATTGGATTGGGTTATACTCAGACCCTTCGACCAG gaGTCAAACTGACCCTATCAGCTCTAATCGATGGAAAGAACTTCAGTGCAGGAGGTCACAAGGttgggctgggatttgaactagAAGCTTAA